The Fulvivirga ligni genome window below encodes:
- a CDS encoding glycosyltransferase family 2 protein: protein MKVDKLSIVIPAYNEAATIHLILNKIKDVQLTNDVKKEIIIVNDFSKDHTATSIKEYMDQNPEMDIQFYEHEKNKGKGAALHTGIKKATGDYLVIQDADLEYDPAEYNDLLNAVFKGGADVVYGSRFVSSSPHRVLFFWHTIGNKFLTFLSNIFTNLNLTDMETCYKMFRTDIIQNIELKEQRFGFEPEVTAKVARVPKIKIFEVGISYYGRTYYEGKKIGAKDGFRAIYCILKYGLFRR from the coding sequence ATGAAAGTAGATAAGTTGTCAATTGTTATTCCTGCATATAATGAAGCAGCCACTATACACCTGATTCTGAATAAGATAAAGGATGTGCAGCTTACAAATGATGTAAAGAAGGAAATAATAATTGTAAATGATTTCTCAAAAGACCATACGGCTACTTCCATAAAAGAATATATGGATCAAAATCCAGAAATGGATATTCAGTTCTATGAGCATGAGAAAAATAAGGGGAAAGGCGCGGCACTGCATACCGGAATCAAGAAGGCCACAGGTGATTATCTAGTGATTCAGGATGCTGACCTTGAGTATGATCCTGCCGAGTATAATGATTTGCTCAATGCTGTTTTCAAAGGTGGTGCGGATGTAGTGTATGGTTCCAGATTTGTAAGTAGTAGTCCGCACCGCGTGCTCTTCTTTTGGCACACTATCGGTAATAAGTTCCTTACCTTCCTATCAAACATCTTCACTAATCTTAATCTCACGGATATGGAGACCTGCTACAAGATGTTTAGAACAGATATCATCCAAAATATAGAACTAAAAGAACAGCGCTTCGGCTTCGAGCCTGAAGTAACAGCTAAGGTGGCCAGAGTACCTAAAATCAAAATATTTGAAGTAGGTATTTCATACTATGGCAGAACCTATTACGAGGGCAAGAAAATAGGTGCTAAAGACGGTTTCAGAGCTATTTATTGTATCCTTAAATACGGCCTTTTTAGAAGGTAA
- a CDS encoding contact-dependent growth inhibition system immunity protein, whose amino-acid sequence MNFDNKYPKLFQFFAGYFPEADLDGFTDEEVVENFCADNPEDLAMAVSNELKQLIKDNESWSEALEVANRYFESNDQTESWMLMILKHLDEKKC is encoded by the coding sequence ATGAATTTCGATAATAAATACCCTAAGTTATTCCAGTTTTTTGCAGGCTACTTCCCGGAGGCTGACCTGGATGGCTTCACCGATGAGGAGGTTGTAGAAAATTTTTGTGCTGATAACCCTGAAGATTTGGCCATGGCAGTTAGCAATGAATTAAAACAGCTTATAAAAGATAATGAATCATGGTCAGAGGCGCTGGAAGTGGCAAATAGATATTTTGAATCTAATGATCAAACAGAATCATGGATGCTCATGATATTGAAGCACTTAGATGAAAAAAAGTGTTAA
- a CDS encoding RNase A-like domain-containing protein, producing MKNLNNFKFKLNYLFGLLTIGLALSLGSCQEQDQIVPVDVQGQVEADQAGPQEENAPWLRQQESLGGHTIERHVAKSDSYLRDRLNTSNISAASTFYELNQAGQVIVNCINANSSKVNSWKSSSSTRLTLYYTHHSNIGKVLKRGASSPVPSKKFLAVLQKKSGAPNGYYLLTSYPN from the coding sequence ATGAAAAATTTAAACAATTTCAAATTCAAACTGAATTATCTTTTTGGCTTATTAACCATTGGTTTAGCCCTATCATTAGGTTCTTGCCAGGAGCAGGATCAAATTGTTCCTGTAGATGTTCAAGGGCAGGTAGAAGCTGATCAGGCTGGTCCTCAAGAGGAAAATGCGCCGTGGTTAAGACAGCAGGAGAGCCTTGGTGGTCACACCATAGAAAGGCATGTGGCTAAATCAGATTCTTATTTAAGAGACAGACTTAACACAAGTAATATTAGTGCAGCTAGTACTTTCTATGAGCTAAACCAGGCAGGTCAGGTAATTGTAAACTGTATTAATGCTAACAGCAGCAAAGTAAACAGCTGGAAAAGCAGCAGCAGTACAAGATTAACCTTATACTATACTCACCATAGCAATATTGGTAAAGTATTAAAAAGAGGTGCCAGCAGCCCGGTTCCATCTAAGAAATTCTTAGCCGTACTTCAAAAGAAGTCTGGAGCTCCTAACGGATATTACCTGCTTACTTCTTACCCTAATTAA
- a CDS encoding family 43 glycosylhydrolase, with product MKKTAHLIALWLAIFVGSVSVKAQQCSFTNPLSPNSHADPFVTFHEGFYYYTFTTGLHVEVRKSATLEGIAAAEPIGVWRSWEEPAIDGPPWAPELHYLNGKWYIYTTGKVPGSDEMRVIVLEGDSPQSKFRYVANLAGGIDATILKHTNGQLYMVWMRNEAGSLTNITIAPMTSPTSLGQGWTQISEPNIDLWYNWEKSHQVCNEGPQIIHRNGKFFLTYSANASWTEHYCLGMFTCDDKANVMDRNSWVKSPTPIFQKSYENGVVGVGHASFTTSPDGKEDWILFHGMDDSNGDGVIETGWENRHPFAQRISWHSDGTPNIGIPQPGGVQMTCAGGAGEFVRLQSANFPDRYIRHSESRGRIDAGVSPLGDGQFKMVPGLADPNAVSLESVNYPGHFLRHRNGEIWMDPNYGDNLYKNDATWWVRPGLSNAAGMSFESYNFPGNFIRHRGSLLYSENPGGLPADATFFKIATSVNGGLSSGNTLLVEAENYNLMSGIQIEGCSEGGQNVGWIEADDWMVYDVLLPVAGTYTVEYRVASPNGGGVIEFEKAGGAPDYGTITVPATGGWQNWTTISHQVNLPAGQQQVAIHALSNGYNLNWFKLTPVANAANNKIAQQDIETEGDLSIYPNPGKDVVYLKLQNEATVSIRDVQGKTVVNPIVYNSETGLDISSLNNGIYLVVIETDDSQVSQKLVVKK from the coding sequence ATGAAAAAAACAGCTCATTTAATTGCGCTATGGTTGGCTATTTTTGTGGGTTCGGTTTCGGTAAAGGCACAGCAATGCTCCTTTACTAACCCGCTTTCTCCTAATAGCCACGCAGATCCTTTTGTTACCTTCCATGAAGGGTTCTACTACTACACATTTACCACAGGACTTCATGTAGAAGTTCGTAAGTCTGCCACGTTGGAAGGTATAGCAGCGGCAGAACCTATTGGTGTATGGAGATCATGGGAAGAACCAGCTATTGATGGTCCACCATGGGCACCAGAACTTCACTATCTGAACGGTAAGTGGTACATCTATACCACAGGTAAAGTGCCAGGAAGTGATGAAATGCGTGTCATCGTATTAGAGGGTGATAGCCCACAAAGCAAATTTAGGTATGTGGCTAACCTCGCTGGTGGTATTGACGCTACCATTTTGAAACATACTAACGGTCAGCTTTATATGGTGTGGATGAGAAACGAGGCTGGTTCGCTTACCAATATTACCATTGCACCTATGACCAGCCCTACATCACTTGGCCAGGGGTGGACTCAGATCTCTGAGCCCAACATCGATCTATGGTATAATTGGGAAAAGAGTCATCAGGTGTGTAACGAGGGGCCTCAGATCATCCATAGGAATGGTAAGTTTTTCCTAACATATTCTGCAAATGCCAGTTGGACAGAGCACTATTGCCTTGGCATGTTCACTTGTGATGATAAGGCCAATGTTATGGACAGAAATTCATGGGTGAAGTCACCAACCCCGATTTTTCAAAAGTCATACGAGAATGGTGTGGTAGGAGTAGGGCATGCCTCTTTTACCACTTCGCCTGATGGAAAAGAAGATTGGATACTTTTTCATGGTATGGATGATTCTAACGGTGATGGTGTCATCGAGACTGGATGGGAAAACAGACACCCTTTTGCTCAGCGTATAAGCTGGCATAGCGATGGAACGCCGAATATTGGTATTCCTCAGCCTGGAGGTGTACAAATGACTTGTGCAGGTGGCGCAGGAGAGTTTGTAAGATTACAATCAGCCAATTTTCCAGATAGATATATTCGTCACAGCGAGTCTAGAGGGAGAATAGATGCTGGTGTCAGTCCGCTTGGCGATGGACAGTTTAAAATGGTTCCTGGCTTGGCAGACCCTAACGCAGTATCCTTAGAGTCCGTTAACTATCCCGGTCATTTTCTACGCCATAGAAACGGAGAGATATGGATGGATCCTAATTATGGAGATAATCTCTATAAGAACGATGCTACCTGGTGGGTTAGACCCGGACTGTCTAACGCTGCGGGCATGTCTTTCGAATCGTATAACTTCCCTGGCAATTTTATCCGTCACAGAGGATCATTACTCTATAGTGAGAATCCTGGAGGCTTACCAGCCGATGCTACTTTCTTCAAAATTGCTACTTCGGTTAATGGAGGCTTATCCAGTGGAAATACCCTGTTAGTAGAAGCTGAAAACTATAATCTAATGAGTGGTATCCAGATTGAAGGCTGCTCAGAAGGTGGCCAGAACGTAGGGTGGATAGAAGCTGACGATTGGATGGTGTATGACGTGCTACTTCCTGTGGCGGGTACTTACACGGTAGAATATCGGGTGGCTAGCCCTAACGGTGGTGGTGTTATTGAGTTCGAAAAAGCGGGAGGAGCTCCAGACTATGGTACTATCACTGTACCTGCTACGGGTGGCTGGCAAAACTGGACCACTATATCTCATCAGGTAAATCTTCCTGCTGGTCAGCAGCAGGTGGCTATTCATGCCTTGAGCAATGGGTATAACCTAAATTGGTTTAAACTAACCCCGGTAGCTAATGCTGCTAATAATAAAATAGCTCAGCAAGATATTGAAACTGAGGGAGATCTCTCTATATATCCTAATCCTGGCAAGGATGTAGTTTATCTTAAACTACAAAATGAAGCAACTGTAAGTATTAGAGATGTTCAGGGTAAAACAGTGGTTAATCCAATAGTTTATAATTCTGAAACTGGTTTGGATATCTCTTCTTTGAATAACGGCATATACCTCGTTGTCATTGAGACGGATGATAGTCAAGTATCTCAGAAATTAGTGGTCAAAAAATAG
- a CDS encoding CUB domain-containing protein produces MRTILWLAMMLVVGGYVYAQKQTQIIDNFKNRIPHKSRSSNSAVTTLQSQAVDVPLTRGKFQKFANVSKMSASDIQAYMQLTSTVTLKSKRKQTDHLGITHESFQTYYKGVPVLGYDITTHAKKDLLLQGATPKVGELDVSPALSKEAAKGIAQTHLKVSKIIREYPVDLKLMELSKGNFILVYEVRVDALEPLTMKKVFIDAKTGEVTNTLELIAHNDTPATANTYYSGNQNITVDETDGIFRLRESGRKIETYNGTYSTIGDTEFEDYSDYQNTSSTWGEALHLRSLTITPVSDWWANGADAAGDFAIQILNANDAVVYVGNTISDDNNPTFFPDLVLDNGPYTVEIYDFDGGDDYQFGGSYTISASAGEGNFSDTDNSGTFIIESDLNPALDVHWGMELTYDFYKEVFDRDSYDGNGSTIKQFINPPLLQSQNGRSPNNAFAFPPPYNVMCYGLGDGSFMGPVVGLDVEGHEFTHMVIEANGNGGLDYQSESGALNESFADIFGVCVEFFSGHDPDWVMGEDIMINEPFLRSMTNPKAGWQPDTYHGDLWADTDNIFIDNGGVHTNSGVQNHWFYLLSEGGIGTNDNNEDYDVPGIGIEKARDIAYRNLMEYLPSDATYYDAYLGSLQAVEDLYGNPSNEYTAVKDAWLAVGVGNTPNLPCGGTTTLTERTGTITDGSGDASYSNNLNCRWLIMPEGAEQIVIDFTEFNTESNFDRIEIYEGPNAVSEAFTFAWSGGSLPGTVVVNGGAALIKFTTDESIVGDGWSLDYSTVGTPTCSGVSLLTEPTGTISDGSGADSYGNNQVCFSLIAPSCATSVTLSFTEFDLEEENDKVIIFDGYKEDAQQLAEFSGSDIPDNVTSNTGIMLVIFDSDYAVTEGGFTASYTSEGSSFCSGTTELTNDHGTITDGSGASDYCNSQNCSWLIAPENAESVTINFLEFDLEPASTDGTIYDAVRVYDGPSANSDLLGTFAGDNLPPSITSSGGSLFITFNSDLEVSADGWSLEYTSTYPEYCSGTQTLTAKAGELSDGSGNADYGNNSICSWLIAPANGLNPTLSFTEFNLENEDVLRVYNGENTSANLLVELTGSSLPGDITSTTGALFLEFLTDDKGIESGWSASYLTTPVTGIDEVFFTNLEVFPNPVEDVLNIKCGMVQELSVSITDLLGHEYLQNYSLKKGDNKIDVSQFSRGIYLLHFQTDEETHLYKIVVE; encoded by the coding sequence ATGAGAACAATTCTATGGTTGGCCATGATGCTTGTCGTGGGTGGGTATGTCTATGCCCAAAAACAGACACAGATCATTGATAACTTTAAAAATCGAATTCCTCACAAGAGCCGTTCATCTAATTCTGCAGTGACTACACTTCAGAGTCAGGCTGTGGATGTGCCATTAACCAGAGGTAAATTTCAAAAATTTGCCAATGTTTCTAAAATGTCAGCATCTGATATTCAGGCGTATATGCAGCTGACTAGTACAGTTACATTGAAGAGTAAGAGGAAGCAAACTGATCATTTGGGCATAACTCATGAATCTTTTCAAACTTATTATAAGGGAGTACCTGTATTGGGTTATGATATTACAACTCATGCTAAAAAAGACTTGCTTCTTCAGGGGGCTACTCCTAAAGTTGGGGAGCTTGACGTATCTCCAGCTTTAAGTAAAGAAGCCGCTAAGGGTATTGCACAGACCCATTTAAAAGTTTCGAAAATTATAAGAGAGTATCCAGTTGATTTAAAGCTTATGGAGCTCTCTAAAGGTAATTTCATCTTAGTTTATGAGGTGAGGGTAGATGCACTGGAACCATTAACTATGAAGAAAGTATTCATAGATGCCAAAACAGGTGAAGTGACAAATACTTTAGAATTAATTGCACATAATGATACTCCAGCAACAGCTAATACCTATTACAGTGGCAATCAAAATATCACAGTGGATGAAACGGATGGTATTTTTCGACTTAGAGAAAGCGGAAGGAAGATTGAAACATATAATGGTACCTATTCAACTATTGGAGATACGGAGTTTGAAGATTATTCCGATTATCAAAATACTTCATCTACTTGGGGGGAAGCTTTACATTTAAGATCATTAACAATAACACCAGTATCAGATTGGTGGGCAAATGGAGCCGACGCAGCAGGAGATTTTGCTATCCAAATACTTAACGCCAATGATGCAGTGGTTTATGTAGGTAATACCATTAGCGATGATAATAACCCTACTTTTTTTCCAGATCTAGTTCTTGATAATGGTCCTTATACTGTAGAAATTTATGATTTTGATGGGGGTGATGATTACCAGTTTGGTGGTAGCTATACCATCTCAGCTAGCGCAGGAGAAGGTAATTTCTCAGATACGGATAATTCGGGCACATTCATTATTGAATCAGATCTGAACCCCGCACTGGACGTGCATTGGGGCATGGAACTTACTTATGATTTCTATAAGGAGGTTTTTGATAGAGATAGCTATGATGGTAATGGAAGTACGATAAAGCAATTTATAAATCCACCTCTTCTTCAAAGTCAAAATGGTAGAAGCCCAAATAATGCTTTTGCTTTTCCTCCTCCTTACAATGTTATGTGTTATGGTCTGGGAGATGGCTCATTTATGGGACCAGTAGTGGGACTTGACGTAGAGGGACACGAATTTACCCATATGGTGATAGAGGCCAATGGTAATGGAGGCCTTGATTATCAAAGTGAATCCGGTGCTCTTAATGAGTCTTTTGCCGATATCTTTGGCGTATGCGTAGAGTTTTTCTCCGGGCATGATCCTGATTGGGTTATGGGTGAAGACATTATGATCAATGAGCCTTTTTTACGATCCATGACTAATCCCAAGGCTGGTTGGCAACCTGACACATATCATGGTGATCTTTGGGCTGATACAGATAACATTTTTATTGATAATGGGGGAGTACATACCAATAGTGGTGTACAGAACCACTGGTTTTATTTGCTAAGTGAGGGCGGAATTGGTACCAATGATAATAATGAAGATTATGATGTTCCGGGAATAGGTATAGAAAAAGCGCGAGATATAGCATATAGAAATTTGATGGAGTATTTACCGTCAGACGCCACGTACTATGATGCATATCTAGGATCTTTACAGGCTGTAGAAGATTTATATGGTAATCCTTCTAATGAATATACAGCGGTAAAAGATGCCTGGTTAGCAGTAGGTGTGGGTAACACACCTAACCTGCCTTGCGGAGGTACTACTACGCTTACCGAAAGGACCGGTACTATTACCGATGGTAGTGGTGATGCTTCTTATAGTAATAACCTCAATTGTAGGTGGCTTATTATGCCGGAGGGTGCTGAGCAAATAGTAATAGACTTTACTGAGTTTAATACTGAAAGTAATTTTGATCGAATAGAAATCTATGAAGGTCCTAACGCGGTAAGTGAAGCGTTTACGTTCGCTTGGAGTGGTGGATCGTTGCCCGGAACTGTGGTGGTCAATGGAGGTGCAGCATTAATAAAGTTTACCACCGATGAAAGTATAGTTGGGGATGGATGGTCCTTGGATTACAGCACAGTAGGCACACCTACTTGTAGTGGGGTGTCTCTATTAACGGAACCAACAGGTACTATAAGTGATGGCTCTGGTGCAGATTCTTATGGAAATAATCAGGTCTGTTTTTCCCTAATAGCTCCATCTTGTGCTACATCAGTAACATTATCTTTCACTGAATTTGATCTTGAGGAAGAGAACGATAAAGTTATCATTTTTGATGGCTATAAGGAAGATGCGCAGCAATTGGCCGAATTCTCAGGAAGTGATATTCCAGATAATGTTACTTCTAATACGGGGATTATGTTAGTGATTTTCGATTCTGACTATGCCGTCACTGAGGGTGGCTTTACGGCTAGCTACACCAGTGAGGGGAGTAGTTTCTGCTCAGGAACAACGGAGTTAACCAATGACCATGGTACCATTACAGATGGTAGTGGCGCCTCAGATTATTGTAATAGTCAGAATTGCTCATGGTTAATAGCTCCGGAAAATGCAGAGTCCGTTACTATTAATTTCTTGGAATTTGACCTAGAACCTGCATCAACAGATGGCACTATCTATGATGCTGTGAGAGTTTACGATGGACCTTCAGCGAATAGTGATCTCTTAGGAACATTTGCGGGAGATAATTTACCTCCTTCAATTACCTCGTCAGGAGGAAGCTTGTTCATAACATTTAACTCTGACCTCGAAGTTTCGGCCGATGGATGGAGTCTTGAATATACTTCAACATATCCGGAATATTGTTCGGGCACACAAACCCTTACTGCTAAAGCAGGTGAATTAAGTGATGGTAGCGGAAATGCTGATTACGGAAATAATAGCATTTGTTCTTGGCTGATAGCACCAGCCAATGGTCTCAATCCGACATTGTCATTTACTGAATTTAACCTTGAGAATGAAGATGTACTAAGAGTTTATAATGGTGAAAATACATCGGCCAACTTATTGGTTGAGCTTACAGGATCTTCATTGCCAGGTGACATTACTTCAACCACTGGCGCATTGTTTTTGGAGTTCTTAACTGATGATAAAGGTATAGAATCTGGTTGGTCCGCTAGCTACCTAACCACACCTGTTACCGGTATAGATGAAGTTTTCTTTACTAATCTTGAAGTTTTCCCTAACCCGGTGGAAGATGTTCTGAATATAAAGTGTGGCATGGTACAAGAATTATCAGTGAGTATTACTGATTTGTTAGGGCATGAATATCTTCAGAATTATAGCCTCAAAAAGGGTGATAATAAAATTGATGTAAGTCAGTTTTCAAGAGGTATTTATCTGCTTCATTTTCAGACGGATGAGGAGACTCATTTATACAAAATAGTTGTGGAATAA
- a CDS encoding carboxypeptidase-like regulatory domain-containing protein, whose amino-acid sequence MKHLKSLWFVGIIAILSACDCIVYQYGIVIDSETGQPIEGAVVRLSHWQDTTSSNGEFEIDDMTSVCPDHIVLVQKEGYRDFEIEVSRNEKGYEYSVKSDYAYHEYPESVPSTFNPKIKENGSYFNLYSTEFKAKSPDSITFVMVKKKHGI is encoded by the coding sequence ATGAAGCACCTGAAAAGCCTATGGTTTGTTGGTATAATCGCAATATTATCTGCCTGCGATTGCATTGTGTATCAATATGGAATAGTAATAGATTCCGAAACAGGGCAGCCCATAGAAGGTGCTGTAGTGAGGTTATCACACTGGCAGGATACGACTAGTAGTAATGGTGAATTCGAGATTGATGATATGACAAGTGTATGCCCTGATCATATTGTTTTGGTCCAAAAGGAAGGTTATAGAGACTTTGAAATAGAAGTTTCCAGAAATGAAAAGGGATATGAATATAGCGTAAAATCTGATTATGCCTATCACGAATATCCTGAGTCTGTGCCAAGTACATTTAATCCAAAAATTAAAGAAAATGGCTCTTATTTTAACTTGTATAGCACTGAGTTTAAAGCTAAAAGCCCTGATTCCATCACATTTGTAATGGTGAAGAAGAAGCATGGTATATAA
- a CDS encoding DUF4980 domain-containing protein, translating into MLISKPHLILTCFVLLLTSNLSLQAQTKKELKIKKKYINFPIQESVDRQLVNFYLDGNKLTYNNIRIANDKVDYWVFMDVSRYKGQKMAFEFPANVKGIEQIYQADTIAGASNMYQERLRPQAHFSSRRGWINDPNGLVYYDGEYHLFYQHNPYERNWVNMHWGHAISTDLVHWQELPDVLSPDSLGTMFSGTAVVDYKNTSGFKSGKEDVIVAAYTTDSRDNEVQCIAYSNDRGRTFQKYEGNPVIDTKEKWGTKNLRDPKIFRHEASGKWVMVLFEKTGMSFFNSNNLKDWTFQSHILGFWECPEFFELPVDGDQNQKKWVLYGASGTYILGSFDGKTFTPETDKLRYFRGSMYAAQTFNNIPEQDGRRIQIGWGQIQEPDMPFNSMMMFPTVFTLRTTREGVRLFSEPIAEIEKLHEKAYTWKNLTREEANEKLKEPTGDVFHIRMKVKLLDGIDFRLKYNGNTILHYDMNGNNLNGQFYGGDHIENLTFYYDIIVDRTSVEIFADHGKFSIISQLPEARNNNGFEFENAIEVQQLEVYELKSIWK; encoded by the coding sequence ATGCTTATATCTAAACCTCATTTAATTCTAACCTGTTTTGTCCTACTTCTCACTTCTAATCTCTCCTTACAGGCCCAAACCAAGAAGGAATTAAAAATCAAGAAGAAGTATATCAATTTTCCTATTCAAGAGTCTGTGGATAGGCAGTTGGTCAACTTCTATTTAGATGGTAATAAGCTGACTTACAATAACATCCGAATAGCTAATGACAAGGTGGATTACTGGGTATTTATGGATGTTTCGAGATATAAAGGACAAAAAATGGCCTTTGAATTTCCCGCGAATGTAAAGGGTATTGAGCAAATTTATCAGGCTGATACTATTGCAGGGGCATCAAACATGTACCAAGAAAGGCTAAGGCCACAGGCACATTTCAGCTCGCGAAGAGGGTGGATCAACGACCCCAACGGCTTGGTTTATTATGATGGCGAATATCATCTGTTTTATCAGCATAATCCTTATGAGCGCAACTGGGTGAATATGCACTGGGGTCATGCCATAAGCACAGATCTTGTTCATTGGCAGGAGCTGCCAGATGTGCTTTCACCAGATAGTCTGGGCACCATGTTCTCAGGTACAGCTGTGGTTGATTATAAAAACACTTCTGGCTTCAAATCCGGGAAGGAAGATGTAATTGTAGCAGCATACACCACTGACAGTAGAGATAATGAGGTGCAATGCATCGCTTATAGTAATGATCGTGGCCGCACTTTCCAAAAATATGAAGGTAATCCGGTGATCGATACCAAAGAGAAATGGGGAACCAAGAATTTGAGAGATCCTAAAATATTCAGGCATGAGGCGTCTGGCAAATGGGTGATGGTCTTATTTGAAAAAACAGGAATGTCGTTTTTTAATTCTAACAACCTGAAAGACTGGACTTTTCAAAGTCATATCCTTGGCTTTTGGGAATGTCCGGAGTTCTTTGAATTACCAGTAGATGGTGATCAAAACCAAAAGAAATGGGTACTGTATGGTGCCTCGGGAACTTATATTCTCGGTTCTTTTGATGGGAAGACTTTCACTCCGGAGACCGATAAACTGCGTTATTTTAGAGGCTCCATGTATGCAGCACAAACCTTTAACAACATACCGGAGCAGGATGGCAGACGCATTCAAATAGGCTGGGGCCAAATACAGGAGCCAGACATGCCTTTCAACTCTATGATGATGTTCCCGACGGTGTTTACACTTCGCACCACAAGAGAAGGAGTAAGACTGTTTTCGGAGCCAATAGCTGAAATAGAGAAGCTTCATGAGAAGGCTTATACATGGAAAAACCTGACTAGAGAAGAGGCCAATGAGAAGCTTAAGGAACCAACGGGAGACGTATTTCACATAAGAATGAAAGTGAAATTACTAGATGGTATTGATTTTAGATTGAAATATAATGGCAACACTATTCTACATTATGACATGAACGGCAATAACCTCAATGGCCAATTCTATGGGGGTGATCATATAGAAAACCTGACCTTTTATTATGATATAATAGTAGACAGAACCAGTGTTGAGATATTTGCTGATCATGGTAAATTCAGTATAATTTCTCAACTTCCGGAAGCCAGGAATAACAATGGCTTTGAGTTTGAGAATGCTATAGAGGTTCAGCAATTAGAAGTTTATGAATTAAAGTCTATTTGGAAATGA
- a CDS encoding O-acetyl-ADP-ribose deacetylase — MKIQILKGDITKIETEAIVNAANSSLLGGGGVDGAIHRAGGIAILDDCMKIRSRQGKCEVGEAVITTAGNLPSNYVIHTVGPVWNGGTKGEPEKLHACYVNSLKLAEEHNIKSLAFPNISTGIYGYPKDLAAKVAWEAVNGYHSEIIEKVIFVCFDDENYHLYSSLK; from the coding sequence ATGAAAATCCAAATCCTAAAAGGCGACATCACCAAAATTGAAACAGAGGCCATTGTAAATGCGGCTAACTCATCATTGCTCGGCGGGGGAGGTGTAGATGGTGCCATCCATAGGGCAGGAGGTATAGCTATTTTGGATGATTGCATGAAAATTCGCAGTCGACAGGGAAAATGTGAGGTGGGAGAGGCGGTGATTACAACAGCGGGTAATCTGCCATCCAATTATGTCATCCATACCGTGGGGCCAGTATGGAATGGAGGAACTAAAGGTGAGCCAGAAAAGCTTCATGCCTGCTATGTTAATTCCTTGAAACTTGCGGAGGAGCACAATATTAAATCATTAGCCTTTCCAAATATCAGTACAGGCATCTATGGTTACCCTAAAGATCTGGCAGCAAAAGTGGCTTGGGAAGCAGTTAATGGATATCACTCTGAGATCATAGAAAAAGTAATATTTGTATGCTTTGATGATGAGAATTATCACCTTTATAGCTCTTTAAAATAG